CAGCGCGACACCACGCTTCGAAACGATTGCGGCGCGTAGCCGTGCGGCATCGGCCCGCGTGCCAGCCGTCGGCTTTTGCCAGGGGACGCCCCTGCGCAGTGAGATCGAGGCCCGTTCCGGCGGCGATGTCGGCGACGCTACCTCGGCATGCGCGGCGGCGATCGTCGAGCGATTCGGCACGGGACCCGTCGACGCAAAGATCCAGGCGCACGTGGTCATCGCCCAGCGCTGACAAGCCCGGCATTGCCCGGGCGCATGAAGGCCGCGATCGCGCCGAAGCGGACTGTCAAACCGGGAATCCTCGCTGCACGGACTACAAGGGATAGAGCGGAGCTTCACCCTTGATGGTCAACCATTGCCACTGCGTAAACTCTTCCCAGTTTGCGTAATTCACCAGACTACCCGCATGAATTGCTCATTCTTGAACCACTGGAAGAGCCATAGGTTTTTCGCCGCTCGGCTGATCTCGGGCCAATGCCTGATCTTGAAGTGGTGGAAACAGAAGACAACCAGCTGCGAGGTCAAACGCTCATTCGCGCAACGACTTCCCTCTGGCGGTACGGGGCCCGTGGGCGCTAACTCCCTGCAATCCGCGCCCGCATCGCCAAATCCACAATTACATGCTCCGCGTTAATATGGATAGCTGAATGACAACTGAAGACAGTCTATGAACGCATCGGTTATCTCTGCCCTGGCTGCACTGGTCGGCGCCGCCATCGGGGGCATGACTTCGGTTCTTGCCACATGGCTGACCCAACGCACCCAGGTTCGCGCGGAGTGGCTAGCGCATGACCTCACCTGGCGACAGGATCTGTACAAGGCGTTCATCGAGGATGCGACGAATTGCTACGTCGACGCGCTGCAACACAACGAGCCCGATCTCGCCGGGCTCGGCAACCTTTACGCGAAGATCAGCCGCATGCGCATCCAGTCGTCGCGCGAAGTCGCGAACGAAGCCGACGTGATCGGACGCAAGATCGTGGACACCTACCTCGCGCCGGACAAGACCTTCATCGAGATTCGCGAGATGCTTGCGGATGGCTCGATCGACATTCTGGGCAAGTTCGGCGACGTGTGCCGCGCGGAATTCAAATCGCTGCGCGCGGAGCAGTTCTGAACAGAATTCGTGCGCCGTTCAACGCGGCTTCAGTTCAACAGGCGGATCCGCGAGATAGCCGCCGCCGAGCGCCTTCGTCAACGCAATCTCCTGACTGAGCATCTGAGCGTCGAGCGTAAGCAGGGCGACCTGTTCCGCGATCACCGGCTGGCGCGCTTCGAGTGCCGAGAACCGGCTCGTCAGTCCGCGTTGATAATATGCTTCGACGCTGTCCCGCGTGAACGCCACCGATTCGATCCGTTGTTTCTGCAACGCCGTCTGCGCATCGAGGGACTGCAGGCGGCTGCCCGTCTGCGCGACATCACGCACGGCGTTGAGAACGGCCTGGTTGTATTGCTCGATCAACAGGTTGCTCCCCTCGCGCGCGCCGCTCAGATTCGCATTGAGCCTGCCGCCGTCGAAGATCGGCAGAGTCAGGCCTGGAATCAGGTTGATCTGCTGGCTTGCATGCGTGAATAGATCGGCGAGGTGCAAGGCATTGAACCCGAAAAACGCCTTGATGTCGAAGCTCGGATAGAACGCCGCCTTCGCCGCGTCGATCCGGTCGAACGACGCCTCCACATACCATCGCATTGCCTGCAAGTCGGGGCGCCGGGCCAGCAGCTCGTATGAGAGCGTCGCGGGCAAGGCCGCCTGCGAGCGCGGCAGCGCGACCGGCTCGATGGCGGGCAGACCGGCGGGGCCCGCGCCGACCAGCGCCCGCATCGATTCGCGAAGCTGCTTGATCTGCCCTTGCGCCGACACGATCTGCTGTTCGATGGCCAGCTGTTGCGCGCGAGCCTCTTCGAGCTGGGTACGGGCTTCGAGGCCCCGCGCCGCACGCGCTTCGTGTGTTTGCACCGCGAACTCCGCGATCTCATGCGATTCATTCAGCAGATCGATGAGCTGATAAGTCGTTTGGATGCCGTAATAAAGCTGCGCGACATCCGTGGAGATTTCGAGTTCGACAGCGGACGTCTCCGCAAGCCGCGCATTGCTCACGCCGAGCGACGCGGCGACCTGCGCACGCTGCTTGCCCCAGATGTCCACGTCCAGGCTTGCGCCAAGCCCGACGACGCCCTCGGTGTACCACGGCCCTGTCAACCCCGCAGCGGGTTCGTTCCTCGCGAACGGGCCGAGAAAGCCGTTCGCGGAAATATGCTCGCGATCCAGCGACGCCAGCGCCGCCACCTGAAGGTTGGATCCCGCTCTGGCAAGCTCCACATCCGACTTCGCTTGCGCGACGCGCGTGCGCGCGATCACCATCGTCGGCGCATCGGTGAGCGCCTGATCGATCAGCGCGTCGAGTTGCTCATCGCGATAGCGCGTCCACCAGCGCGCGGCAGGCCAGCCATCGCGCGCGAGATGGATGTCGTCCGCGAGATTGATCTGCTCGGGCGGGATCTCGGTACGGGGCGTGCCGTTATGATGGATCAGCGCACAACCCGACAGCACGGACGACATCCACGCGACGCATAAAACGCATCGACGCCATCGCCAATCACGCAAACCCGGTCGCGCATTCATGCTCGTATCGCCGATGATGCGGGCGCCGCGACGGGTGCCTCGACGCGCCAGTCAGGCAACCCCGCGACCTGCCGCGACAGTTCGTCCGCTGCGGCGATGAGCGGCCGATCGGTCGGCTGGGCCAGTTCGACAGCTTGTGCGGCGATCTCGATGCGTTGTGGTGCGTGCGCATCGGGCGGGTTGACCGCGAGCTCGTCCGCGTACCGGCTGAGCTTGGCGCTGGCCTCATCCTGGGCCGCGCGCACTGCGTCGATAGTGCGTGGGTTCGACGATCCCGCTTGCGCCACGAACATGTCGCGCAACGCGTCGCCCGCCAGCATGATCTCGCGTCCCTGCGCGAGAACCGTTTGCGCGCGCAGCGTCAGTTGCGACTGCTCCCCTTCCTGCCAGCCGGGTTCGAGCGCGACACGCGAGAGCGTCGCTTCGCAATCGGCCAGCACGGCCCACGCCTGCAACTGGCGCTGTGCATAGGGCAAATCGTCCGGCTGGTCGACGCCGGCCTGTGGTGGGCGTAGCTGTGCGGCGATCGCGCGCAACATGTTTGCGAGCTTCTGCCGCAGCACGTCGCCCTCACCCTCGCGCCAGAACGACATCTGAACGAAGGTCGCCACGCCGACGCCCAGTAGGATGCCGACCATCCGGTCGCGGATTTCAGTGAGGTTCGTGGTTGGGCCGAATTGTCCGAGCAACGCAAGCGAAAACGTGAACATCACCTGCAGGCCGGCATAGCTGATTCTCTCCGAACCCGCCGATATCCACGCCCCGAGCGCGACGACGGGCAACGTCATCAGCAACAGGCTGACAATGTCGTCGAAATGCGGAACGATGAACACGACCATGAACAACGCGAGCGCGCTGCCGATGGCGGCCCCGCCTGCCCGCAGCAACGCACGCTGCGTCGATGCGCCGAGGCTCGGCAACGCGACGATCAGGCAGGTCAGCATGATCGTGTGAACGCCCTGCCAGTCCGCGGCGTTGTAGAACACGTAGCAGACCAGAACGGCCAGCAGCGTCTTCAGCGAAAAGCGCATGTAGGCGGGATTGGTCCATGCGTCGGGCGCGATCATCGGCTCGCTCGCGGGCGGCTTGTCGGCCGCGGCGGCACCGCTCGTGACAAGATCGGCGTACGCGCGCAGCGGGCGCTGCAATTCGGCGGCGATAGGGAACGTGTCGGCGGCCTTGCGCTCTTCAGGTGTCGCCGTGCTCACGTAGCGATAGGGTTCGCCCGTCATGACCGATTCGTCGAGCGCGTGGCAGTTCGCACGCAACTCGCGCAACATTGCCAGTTGTGCTGCCGAGGCGTTTCGCCAACTGAGCGGCAGCTCACTCGCGCTGCGATAAAGACGCGACACGGTCGCAATGCACGCAAGCTGCAACGCCTGATGCTCGAGATAGCGGGCGTCCCGCATCGTCGTGAACCGCAGCAGCTTTTGCAGCGCGAGCGCGCCTTGCTGGACGGCCGCCAGCGTGATCGGCGCACCGCTCGTGGTGCCGTCGATTAGCTGCGTCAGGCGCGTGTCCAGCGCCAAGAGTTGGCGATGAATTTCCGCCTTGAGTTGCAATTGCGGTTCGGCAGGCAACAGCAACGTATTGACCACGAGTGTCAGCGCGATCGGATAGTTGACGGCGATCCACACCCACAACACCGCGCGGATCAGCAGGTCAGCCTGATCGGTCTGGTCCACGAAACTCTGCACGTAGATCACGACGATCGCGACGATGAAGAACACCACGCCGATCTTGAGAACGCGAAGCAGATAGACGCTGCCGAAGAACAGTAGACTCGCGATCACGATGCGCAGCAACGGATAGTCGAATGTAAATTTCAGTACCAGGATCGACAGCCCAATGGCGAGCGTCGATCCGACCATGAACAGCACGCCGACCAGCCGCGTGAGCACCACATTCGACTGCGTGACGTAGAACACCACCAGCAACGACAGTGCGAGTTCCGGCACCTCGAGCGCCATCGACACGACGATCACAATGGCGCTTGTCAGCAGGCAACGCAGCATCACGTTGAGACGCCCGGGGAAAGGCGCAAGCTCGCGCCTCAGGAAAGCGCCTGCAGCGCGCAGCGTGACGGGCAGATAGTCGGCGGCGGTCATGGGCTCCTCAATGGCGCTCGCCGTCGTTGTCGCGCCCGGGTTCCAGCACGGCCACCGCCGACGTACCTACGCGAAACAGCTCCGGGTTCGGACGGTCGATGCGGATCTTCACCGGGAAGCGCTGCGATACATGGACCCAGTTAAGCGTGCGTTGAATGTGTGGCAATCCGCCGGGCAATGCAAGGCCGCCTTCATCGGACGCGATGCCATAGCTGATCGAATCGACGCTGCCCTGGAAGCGCTGGCCCGTATCGCTCATCAGATAGACCATGGCGGGCGTCCCCGCCCTGACGCCCTTGAGTTCGGTCTCGCGAAAGTTCGCGACCACGTACCAGTGGCGCGTGTCGATCAGGGTGAAGACAGGTTTGAGCGCCGTTGCAAACTGGCCTGTCGATGTCTTCAATGACACGATGCGTCCGTCGAACGGCGCCCGCACCGTTGCAAATTCGAGGTTCAGTTCGGCAGTCGCGATTTCCGCCATGACGACGGCACGTTGCGCGACCAGCGCATCGACGCCGCTCACAGCCGCCGCCGCCTGCTGCGCCTGCAATTGTGCGGCGCTGAGTTCGGCCTGCGTGGAGCGTTGCGCGGTGCGCGCACGGTCGACGTCTTCCGCCGACACATAACCGTGTGACAACAGCGGCTCCATGCGGTGCAGCGTATCGGATGCCTGACCGGCTGCCGCCCGCGCGCGCTCGACGGCCGCACGCACCGACTGCGCGTTGTACTCCTGCGCGTTGACCGTGCGTTGGGTCAACTCGATCTGGCGGTCGAGCGCGACGAGGGATGCCTTGCCCCGCGCAAGCGCATCCTGATACGGACGCGGATCGATACGGAACAGCAGATCGCCCTGCTTCACCGCCTGATTGTCGCGCACGGCCAGTTCGACGATGCGCCCGTTGACCTCGGGCACGACGTCGATCGTATCCGCATAGACATAGGCGTCGTCGGTGCGAGGCGAGCGATCCCACAGCCGGATGACGTAGACAAGCAGCAACAGCGTCACCACGACCAGAACGATGGCCGGCCATTTTCTCTTCGAATTCCTGCTGGCAGGGGTCGCCATTCATCCACCCGAAAGAGATTCAATGTTGGAACAACATCAACCAGACAGCGAGCGCAAGGAAAGCGACAAGCGTGGGATACACCACGGCTGAAGGTCCCATCAGATGGTCGGCCTGCAAGCGGTTGAGAATCAGATAGATGACGACCGTGAGCACGACACCCGCGACGATACAGAATAGCCAATCGGGAAAGTACGCGCCAAGCACGCTAATGGAAGGCGAATTTGTACACCCTGACATCGGAATCGCGGCAATCATGGCCACGCCGATTGCACGCTTTGAACATCTGCCTCTGGCAAGTGGCATGTGTCGGTTCAAACTCGTCTCTGTGGTTGAAAGCAATGTCACGCCTTGCTGATGATCCGATGCGGCTCGCCTCGGATCCCGGGTTTCAGGCAGCGAGGGAGACGGCTTCATGGACACTGTTCCTGTACGGGTCAGCGGAGAGCGTTGTCGCCGACTCATACGGAACGTGAGTGACTTCCTTCGATAAAACCCAAACCCTCCGATCTTTGCGCGCACCGTCCAACGTCCTATCTGCGGAAACGGATAGCGCATTTTTCAAGGCAGTAGCCTGCGGCCCGCTCACCACGAAATGGCGGACGTACCAAGCCGTCACAATACCGCCAAAAAGAGGATTCCGCATTACATGAATATGTAATGCCGCACAGCAGGTCCTCTAGTCAACCCGGAGGCACTCCACATTCATGTAGTAGCGGCCGGCAAGTCTGCTGCCTATCATCAAGCCAAGGTGGAGCGTTGACTCGAATTCGGCACGTCACATTGATTGCGCGCGACATCTTTTTGTCTAATGAGAATCGAGGAACCGCATCATGCAAGCTCCCTTTGAAGAAGACCGAACATGGCAGTCGACGATGGCACTCCTCTCGGGCGAAGCCGACACACAGCAGCCGCCAGCTGTATCCAGTCGTGTCCGCCCGACGCGCGGCGCAGGCAACTTTTCGAAATGCGCCATCCGGATTCTGGAGCGCAATGGACAGACCTCGGCAACTATTGCGTGGAGCGACGCTACCTCCTGCTGCTACGGCGAACAGCTATGGCGGCGCTGCATCGCGAGGAAAACCGGCGTTTGTGCTCTGAGTGGCCAGGCCATTGCAAGAGGCGACGCCGTGTATCGACCCAGGCGTGTTCGACCTGCACCACGCAACGTCGAAGCGATGATTCTGGCTACAGTCATGGAAGCGACCCCTGTAAAGGAAATCTGACGGTTCAGAGCCGGTTCATCCTCAACATCGGGTCATCGACAGAAGCGGCCTTGCCC
The nucleotide sequence above comes from Paraburkholderia sp. FT54. Encoded proteins:
- a CDS encoding DUF3331 domain-containing protein, with amino-acid sequence MQAPFEEDRTWQSTMALLSGEADTQQPPAVSSRVRPTRGAGNFSKCAIRILERNGQTSATIAWSDATSCCYGEQLWRRCIARKTGVCALSGQAIARGDAVYRPRRVRPAPRNVEAMILATVMEATPVKEI
- the mdtN gene encoding multidrug transporter subunit MdtN, with the protein product MATPASRNSKRKWPAIVLVVVTLLLLVYVIRLWDRSPRTDDAYVYADTIDVVPEVNGRIVELAVRDNQAVKQGDLLFRIDPRPYQDALARGKASLVALDRQIELTQRTVNAQEYNAQSVRAAVERARAAAGQASDTLHRMEPLLSHGYVSAEDVDRARTAQRSTQAELSAAQLQAQQAAAAVSGVDALVAQRAVVMAEIATAELNLEFATVRAPFDGRIVSLKTSTGQFATALKPVFTLIDTRHWYVVANFRETELKGVRAGTPAMVYLMSDTGQRFQGSVDSISYGIASDEGGLALPGGLPHIQRTLNWVHVSQRFPVKIRIDRPNPELFRVGTSAVAVLEPGRDNDGERH
- a CDS encoding FUSC family protein, whose amino-acid sequence is MTAADYLPVTLRAAGAFLRRELAPFPGRLNVMLRCLLTSAIVIVVSMALEVPELALSLLVVFYVTQSNVVLTRLVGVLFMVGSTLAIGLSILVLKFTFDYPLLRIVIASLLFFGSVYLLRVLKIGVVFFIVAIVVIYVQSFVDQTDQADLLIRAVLWVWIAVNYPIALTLVVNTLLLPAEPQLQLKAEIHRQLLALDTRLTQLIDGTTSGAPITLAAVQQGALALQKLLRFTTMRDARYLEHQALQLACIATVSRLYRSASELPLSWRNASAAQLAMLRELRANCHALDESVMTGEPYRYVSTATPEERKAADTFPIAAELQRPLRAYADLVTSGAAAADKPPASEPMIAPDAWTNPAYMRFSLKTLLAVLVCYVFYNAADWQGVHTIMLTCLIVALPSLGASTQRALLRAGGAAIGSALALFMVVFIVPHFDDIVSLLLMTLPVVALGAWISAGSERISYAGLQVMFTFSLALLGQFGPTTNLTEIRDRMVGILLGVGVATFVQMSFWREGEGDVLRQKLANMLRAIAAQLRPPQAGVDQPDDLPYAQRQLQAWAVLADCEATLSRVALEPGWQEGEQSQLTLRAQTVLAQGREIMLAGDALRDMFVAQAGSSNPRTIDAVRAAQDEASAKLSRYADELAVNPPDAHAPQRIEIAAQAVELAQPTDRPLIAAADELSRQVAGLPDWRVEAPVAAPASSAIRA
- a CDS encoding YtcA family lipoprotein, whose amino-acid sequence is MKPSPSLPETRDPRRAASDHQQGVTLLSTTETSLNRHMPLARGRCSKRAIGVAMIAAIPMSGCTNSPSISVLGAYFPDWLFCIVAGVVLTVVIYLILNRLQADHLMGPSAVVYPTLVAFLALAVWLMLFQH
- a CDS encoding MdtP family multidrug efflux transporter outer membrane subunit — translated: MSSVLSGCALIHHNGTPRTEIPPEQINLADDIHLARDGWPAARWWTRYRDEQLDALIDQALTDAPTMVIARTRVAQAKSDVELARAGSNLQVAALASLDREHISANGFLGPFARNEPAAGLTGPWYTEGVVGLGASLDVDIWGKQRAQVAASLGVSNARLAETSAVELEISTDVAQLYYGIQTTYQLIDLLNESHEIAEFAVQTHEARAARGLEARTQLEEARAQQLAIEQQIVSAQGQIKQLRESMRALVGAGPAGLPAIEPVALPRSQAALPATLSYELLARRPDLQAMRWYVEASFDRIDAAKAAFYPSFDIKAFFGFNALHLADLFTHASQQINLIPGLTLPIFDGGRLNANLSGAREGSNLLIEQYNQAVLNAVRDVAQTGSRLQSLDAQTALQKQRIESVAFTRDSVEAYYQRGLTSRFSALEARQPVIAEQVALLTLDAQMLSQEIALTKALGGGYLADPPVELKPR